GCGAGGACGAGCACGAGGACCGCGGGCACGATCGCCCGGCGCCACGGGAAGCTCCCACGCTCTTTCGGCGGGCTGAGGACCGCAGCGGTAGCACCGGCTGCGCCGCCCGCGACGGCAGTCGCGACGAGGGTCGGCTCCGTCGCCGGTCGTGGCGGCACGACCGGCGCGACGGGACTGATGAGATCCGACGGTGAGACGAACGGCGAAGCGACCGACACGGGCGGCGTCGTTGGAACGATCGGCGGCTGCGACGGGCTGATGCTCGGAGCCGAGAACGCCGCCGCCGGAGCGGGCACCGTGTACTGCGACCCCGCGAGGGCGCGCACGAAATCACCGGAGCGCGCGAAGCGGTCCTCCGGCTTCTTCGCGAGCGCGCGCAGGAGCGCGGCCTCGGCGCCGGGCGGCAGCACGACGCCGAGTTGGCTCGGGAGTGGCACCGGTTTGTTGACATGCGCCATGAGCGCGGAGAGCGGATTGTCGGAAGGGAATGGATGGCGGCCGACCAGCATCTGGAACGCGATGATCCCGAGCGCGTACTGATCGGCTGCGGGTCCCGCGGCCTCAGCGCCGCCGGCGAGCTCCGGCGCCATGTAATCCGCAGTCCCCATGAGCGACCCGGCCTGCGTCATACCCGATCCGGGTCCGACGATCTTCGCGAGGCCGAAATCCGTGAGCACCGCGGTGCCTTCGCGCGTGAGCAGTACGTTCTGCGGCTTGATGTCGCGGTGGACGATCCCGCGCGCGTGCGCGTAATCGAGCGCGGCCGCGATGGGTCCGAGGATCCCCAACGCGTAGTCGAGGGGCAGAGGCGTTCCGAGCTGGTCCGCAAGCGTGCCGCCGTCGATGTAATCCGAGACCAGGTACGCGATGTCACCGTGCTGTGTGAAGTCGAAGGCCGTGACGATGTTCGGGTGCCGTAGCTTCCCGACCGCGCGCGCCTCCTGCGCGAAGCGCTCCCCGAAGGCCGGGTCGCCCGCCGTCTGTGGCGGCAGCACTTTGATCGCGACGAAGCGACCGAGGCCCGGCTGATACGCCTTGTACACGGCGCCCATACCGCCCGCGCCGATCTTCTCGAGGATCTCGTAGTTCCCGAGCGAGGTCCCGGGTTGCAAGGTCACTGGTCGATCCCCTCCACCCGGTACGCGTCTACCGGGGTCCGCCGTCCTCGTAGTTCCAACGCGCCAAGGGGTGTCGTCCGTACGCCCGCGCCAGCGGCCTGCAACGCGGCTGCCGAGCAGACCACCTCGCCCGCCTTGGCCTGCCCCTGGAGCCGCGCGGCGACGTTCACCGTGTCGCCGATCGCGGTGAAGTTCTGGTACTGCTCGCTCCCGAGGTTGCCGACCATCGCCTCGCCGGTGTGCACGCCGATGCCGTAGCCGAGCTCGAGCCCGACCTCGCGCGCGGCTTCGCACATCGCGAGCGCGCCACGGAGCGCGAGACGGACATGATCGTCCTGTGGCGCTGGAGCGTTCCAGAGCGCGAGGATCGCGTCGCCGGCGAACCGGTCGATCGTGCCACCGGTGGCGCGGATCGCCTTGGCCGCGGCGCCGTGGTACCGCATGAGGAGGGCGACGACGCGATCGGGCGGGAGCGCCTCGGCCATCGCGGTGTAACCCCGCACGTCCGCGTGCAGCACGCTGACGGTCTGCGTTTGGCCACCGACGTCGATGAACGACGGCCGCGCATCGACCATCTCCGCGACGTTGTCGCCGAGGTAGCGGCGAAGCGCGTCGCGAAGCCGCACCTCGTTGTCGGCGAGCGCCTCGAGCTTCGGTGACGACGTGTCCTCGTCCGCGACGAACAGGACTCCGCTCACATTGCCGCGCACGTCCTTCAGCGGGCCTGCCGTCGCTCGCAGCTTTACCCGGCGGCCGCTCGGGAGCGTCGCTTCGATGGCGCGCGCCTGTCCCTCAGCCCCGCCTTTCAGCATCAGCTTGAAGAGGCGCTGCGAGAGCGACTCTCCGAAGATATCCGTGTAGCTCTTGCCCACGGCGTCCGCCTCCGTCGTCGAGAGGAGCCGCTCCGCGTTGTGGTTGAGCGAGCGGATGCGGCCGTCGGTGTCGAGCAGCACCACTGACGACGGGTGGAACTGCAGCAACGCGAGGCTGAGTCCCTGTTCGTTCCGATCCGCTTCCACAGCGGTCAGTCTCCCTATCCGTCGGTACCCCTACAAGCCCCACAGATGGGGGATTGCTCGATTAGGCTTCCGCCGTGCCGCGGTTGGTGGAGTGCGTGCCGAACGTCAGCGAGGGCCGACGTCGCGACGTGATCGACCGGCTGGCGAAGTCCATCCGCGACGTTCCGGGCGTCCGGCTCCTCGACCAGACCAGTGACGTGGATCACAACCGCTCGGTCTTTACATTCGCCGGCGACGCGAACGCCGTCACCGCCGCCGCCCACGCCCTCGTCACCGCCGCGTACCTCGAGATCGACATGCGCTCGCACAAAGGCGAGCACCCACGCCTCGGTGCGGTCGACGTGGTGCCGTTCGTGCCCCTCGCCGGAGTGACGATGGAGGACTGCATTGCCGTCGCACACCGCTTCGGACGCGAGGTCGCCGAGCGCCACAAGGTCCCGGTGTACTTCTATGCACGCGCGGCCTCGCGCCCGGAACGTGTCCGCCTCCCCGACATCCGGCGGCCCCAGTACGAGGGGCTCGCCGAGCTGCTGGCGACCACGCACGTGCCCGACGCGGGGCCGGCCGTCTTGCACCCCAAAGCTGGCGCGATCGTCGTAGGCGCGCGCCCGCCGCTCATTGCCTTCAACATCGAGCTCGACACGGCCGACGTGAAGGTGGCGAAGAAGATCGCCAAAGAGATCCGTGAGTCATCCGGCGGACTGCCGGCCATCCAGGCACTGGGTTTCGAGTTGACGGATCCGCCGCGCGCGCAGGTCTCGATGAATCTGCTGGACACGACGCAGACTTCGCTGGCCACGGTCTGGCACGAGGTCGAGCGCCGCGCGACCGAGGCGGGTGTGAAGGTTCTCCGCGGCGAGCTCATCGGCCTGCTGCCGCTCGATGCCGCACTTCAGGTCACGGCCGACGCGCTCAAGCTCGAGAACTTCGAGCGCAGTCGCGTGATCGAATCGCACTTCCTCGAGTGACGTGAGCCAGTAGCGAATGGCTCAAGCGGATCTCGTCATTCGCCGAGCCCGTTTGCTCACGCTGGCGCCCCTCAAAGATGAGAAGCCGCGCGTAGGAGCGGCGGCAGGCGATGTGGGAGCGATCGACGGCGGATGGCTCGCGTCGCGCGACGGCATCGTCGTCGCGACGGGGCGCGGCGACGCGTGGCAGGACCTTGAGCTCGTACCGGAGGCGGTCGAGGTCGACGCCGAAGGCCGCGTCGTCATGCCCGGATTCGTCGACGCGCACACGCACCTGTGTTACGCGGGGCAGCGCTGGGACGAATTCGTCACGCGTCGGAGCGGCGCGGACTATCTCGCCGTCCTCGAGCGCGGCGGCGGAATTCACGCGACCGTGCGCGCGACGCGCGAAACGAGCGACGCGGACTTGCTCGCGCTACTGCGCCGGCGACTCGCACGTGCGATCGCACTGGGGACGACGACGATCGAGGTGAAGAGCGGTTACGGGCTCGAGCCGAGCGAGGAGCTCCGGCAGCTGCGCGTGATCGCGGCGGCGGCGAAGGACTCGCGCATCGACGTCGCGGTGACCTATCTCGCGCTCCACGCGCTGCCCGCGGCGCGCGCCGATGACCGCCGCGGCTTCGTGCGCGACGCGGCTCAGGCGGTGCGCACCGTCGCCGACGAGGGTCTGGCCGAAGCGGTCGACGCCTTCGTCGAGAACGGCGTATTCGACATCGATGAGGTGCGGCCGCTCGCGAAGGCCGCGCGCGACGCGGGTCTCGCGCTCACGCTGCACGCCGATCAGCTGAACGACGTAGGCGCCACCGCGTACGCGGCGCGAGCCCACGCGCGTTCGGCCGATCACGTCGCGAACGCGTCGGCCGAAGGCCTGCGCGCGCTCGCCCGCGCCACGATCCCCGCGGTGCTCCTCCCAGGAAGCGCGTTCTTCGTCGGCTACTCACCGCCGGACGCGCGGCGGTTCCTTGCGGCGGACGTGCCGATCGCGGTGGCGACCGACCACAACCCGGGCACGTCGCCGCTCGAGGGGATGCCGACGGCGATCGCGCTCGGCGTCGTGCTCTGCGGCCTTACCCCGCACGAGGCGATCGTCGCGGCGACGATCAACGGCGCCCATGCACTCGGCCGCGGTGGACGGACCGGGGCGCTCGTCAAAGGACGCCGCGCCGATGTGGTCGTGCTCGACACGGACGACGAGCGCGAGCTCGCGTATCGCCTCGGGGCGCCGCTGGTGCGCGAGGTGTACGCCGCGGGACGTCGCGTCCCGTAACTACAGCGGGGTGTCGACCAGGATGAGATCGCTTTCCCGCTCGCCATCCAGCACGAGCTCACCCGCACCGAGGTAGGCCGCATCGCCGCGAGTCATATGTTGTCCGTTCACGCGAAGCGTTCCGTCGATGAGATACAGGTATCCACCGCGACCTTCGCCGATCTCGTGCCGCACCTCGCGGCCTGCCGACAGCCGCGATGCGTACATCGACACGTCGCGCGCCACGGTCAACCCTTCGCCGTCGGCGCCCTCGGGCTTGAGGAAACGCAGCAGGCGGTCCGTCCGATCCGCGACCGTGTATTGCTTCTGCGCGATGGATGGCGGGAGGCCGCGCTGCGCGGGGATGATCCACATCTGGATGAACTCCATGGGCTCGGTCTTCGAGTGGTTGCGCTCAGAGTGCTCGGCGCCCGAGCCGAGTCGCATGCGTTGCACGCCGCCGGGCTCCAGGACCCCGCCGTTGCCGAGGCTGTCGGCATGCTCGAAATGACCCGACACCACGAACGTGATCCCTTCGATGTCGCGGTGCGGATGCATCGGCCACTCGGCGCCGGGCACGAGTGTGTCGTGGTTGAAGACGCGGAGCGTGCCGATGCCCATGTTGCTCGGATCGTTGTACCGGTCGAACGAGAAGTGCCATCGCGCCTTGAACCAACCGCCGTCGATGCTGTAGATGGAACGGTCGGGACGGATCTTCACTTGCGCCGGCTTCACCCGCTCATTCTTCCACCCGCAGGGTACGATTCGCCCTGGCGTGCACTACCAGACACAGGAGGCGCGACCGGCGTGAGCGATCGGGTGGCGATCTATCCGGGCTCTTTCGACCCGCCCACCAACGGCCA
This portion of the Candidatus Limnocylindria bacterium genome encodes:
- the ftcD gene encoding glutamate formimidoyltransferase, whose translation is MPRLVECVPNVSEGRRRDVIDRLAKSIRDVPGVRLLDQTSDVDHNRSVFTFAGDANAVTAAAHALVTAAYLEIDMRSHKGEHPRLGAVDVVPFVPLAGVTMEDCIAVAHRFGREVAERHKVPVYFYARAASRPERVRLPDIRRPQYEGLAELLATTHVPDAGPAVLHPKAGAIVVGARPPLIAFNIELDTADVKVAKKIAKEIRESSGGLPAIQALGFELTDPPRAQVSMNLLDTTQTSLATVWHEVERRATEAGVKVLRGELIGLLPLDAALQVTADALKLENFERSRVIESHFLE
- a CDS encoding pirin family protein produces the protein MKPAQVKIRPDRSIYSIDGGWFKARWHFSFDRYNDPSNMGIGTLRVFNHDTLVPGAEWPMHPHRDIEGITFVVSGHFEHADSLGNGGVLEPGGVQRMRLGSGAEHSERNHSKTEPMEFIQMWIIPAQRGLPPSIAQKQYTVADRTDRLLRFLKPEGADGEGLTVARDVSMYASRLSAGREVRHEIGEGRGGYLYLIDGTLRVNGQHMTRGDAAYLGAGELVLDGERESDLILVDTPL
- the hutI gene encoding imidazolonepropionase, with protein sequence MGAIDGGWLASRDGIVVATGRGDAWQDLELVPEAVEVDAEGRVVMPGFVDAHTHLCYAGQRWDEFVTRRSGADYLAVLERGGGIHATVRATRETSDADLLALLRRRLARAIALGTTTIEVKSGYGLEPSEELRQLRVIAAAAKDSRIDVAVTYLALHALPAARADDRRGFVRDAAQAVRTVADEGLAEAVDAFVENGVFDIDEVRPLAKAARDAGLALTLHADQLNDVGATAYAARAHARSADHVANASAEGLRALARATIPAVLLPGSAFFVGYSPPDARRFLAADVPIAVATDHNPGTSPLEGMPTAIALGVVLCGLTPHEAIVAATINGAHALGRGGRTGALVKGRRADVVVLDTDDERELAYRLGAPLVREVYAAGRRVP
- a CDS encoding adenylate/guanylate cyclase domain-containing protein; this encodes MEADRNEQGLSLALLQFHPSSVVLLDTDGRIRSLNHNAERLLSTTEADAVGKSYTDIFGESLSQRLFKLMLKGGAEGQARAIEATLPSGRRVKLRATAGPLKDVRGNVSGVLFVADEDTSSPKLEALADNEVRLRDALRRYLGDNVAEMVDARPSFIDVGGQTQTVSVLHADVRGYTAMAEALPPDRVVALLMRYHGAAAKAIRATGGTIDRFAGDAILALWNAPAPQDDHVRLALRGALAMCEAAREVGLELGYGIGVHTGEAMVGNLGSEQYQNFTAIGDTVNVAARLQGQAKAGEVVCSAAALQAAGAGVRTTPLGALELRGRRTPVDAYRVEGIDQ
- a CDS encoding serine/threonine-protein kinase: MTLQPGTSLGNYEILEKIGAGGMGAVYKAYQPGLGRFVAIKVLPPQTAGDPAFGERFAQEARAVGKLRHPNIVTAFDFTQHGDIAYLVSDYIDGGTLADQLGTPLPLDYALGILGPIAAALDYAHARGIVHRDIKPQNVLLTREGTAVLTDFGLAKIVGPGSGMTQAGSLMGTADYMAPELAGGAEAAGPAADQYALGIIAFQMLVGRHPFPSDNPLSALMAHVNKPVPLPSQLGVVLPPGAEAALLRALAKKPEDRFARSGDFVRALAGSQYTVPAPAAAFSAPSISPSQPPIVPTTPPVSVASPFVSPSDLISPVAPVVPPRPATEPTLVATAVAGGAAGATAAVLSPPKERGSFPWRRAIVPAVLVLVLA